The proteins below come from a single Synechococcus sp. WH 8101 genomic window:
- the rplF gene encoding 50S ribosomal protein L6, protein MSRIGKSPIPIPDKVSVSLDGLAVTVKGPKGELQRTLPDGVTISQVENTLVVAPSSEKRKSRERHGLCRTLVANMVEGVSTGFTKKLEIVGVGNRAQVKGKTLVVSAGYSHPIEMVPPEGITFAVENNTNVTVSGTDKELVGNEAAKIRAIRPPEPYKGKGIKYAGERILRKAGKSGKK, encoded by the coding sequence ATGTCTCGTATCGGTAAATCTCCCATCCCCATCCCCGACAAGGTGAGCGTCAGCCTCGATGGGCTCGCCGTCACCGTGAAGGGTCCGAAGGGCGAACTCCAGCGCACCCTGCCCGATGGTGTCACCATCAGCCAGGTGGAGAACACTCTGGTCGTGGCTCCCAGCAGCGAGAAGCGCAAGTCACGGGAACGTCATGGCCTCTGTCGCACCCTGGTGGCCAACATGGTCGAGGGCGTCAGCACCGGCTTCACAAAAAAGCTGGAAATCGTCGGCGTCGGTAACCGCGCCCAGGTGAAAGGCAAAACCCTCGTGGTCAGCGCCGGCTACAGCCATCCCATTGAAATGGTTCCGCCCGAAGGCATCACGTTTGCGGTGGAGAACAACACCAACGTCACCGTGTCCGGCACCGACAAGGAGCTGGTGGGCAATGAGGCCGCCAAGATTCGCGCCATCCGTCCACCTGAGCCCTACAAGGGCAAGGGCATCAAATATGCGGGCGAGCGCATCCTGCGCAAGGCCGGCAAGTCGGGCAAGAAATAA
- the rpsH gene encoding 30S ribosomal protein S8 codes for MANHDPISDMLTRIRNASEKRHQSTKVPASRMSRSIAKVLQQEGFIAEISEEGEGVQTHLVLELKYSGKHRQPTIRSMQRVSKPGLRIYKNTRGLPKVLGGLGVAIISTSKGVMSDRDARKQGVGGEVLCYVY; via the coding sequence ATGGCCAACCACGACCCTATTTCCGACATGCTCACTCGCATTCGCAATGCGAGTGAGAAGCGTCACCAATCCACCAAAGTTCCGGCCTCCCGGATGTCCCGCAGCATCGCCAAGGTGCTGCAACAGGAAGGCTTCATTGCTGAAATCAGTGAGGAAGGCGAGGGTGTTCAAACCCATCTCGTCCTTGAACTGAAGTACAGCGGCAAGCACCGCCAGCCCACGATTCGCTCCATGCAGCGGGTCAGCAAACCTGGTCTGCGCATCTACAAGAACACCCGAGGCCTGCCCAAGGTGCTCGGTGGCCTTGGGGTGGCGATCATCTCCACCTCTAAAGGTGTGATGAGCGACCGCGATGCCCGTAAACAGGGTGTGGGCGGTGAAGTGCTCTGCTACGTCTATTGA
- the rplE gene encoding 50S ribosomal protein L5: MSLKQRYRETIQPKLLKDLSLSNIHEVPKVVKVTVNRGLGEAAQNAKALEASVSELAQITGQKVVVTRAKKAIAGFKIRQGMPIGCAVTLRGERMYAFLERLINLALPRIRDFRGVSPKSFDGRGNYTLGVREQIIFPEISFDKIDAIRGMDITIVTTARTDEEGRALLREMGMPFRSN, translated from the coding sequence ATGTCACTCAAACAGCGCTACCGGGAGACCATTCAGCCCAAATTGCTGAAAGATCTGAGTCTCTCCAACATCCATGAAGTTCCCAAGGTGGTGAAAGTCACCGTCAACCGGGGACTCGGCGAAGCCGCCCAGAACGCCAAGGCTCTCGAAGCCTCGGTGAGCGAATTGGCACAGATCACCGGCCAGAAAGTGGTCGTTACCCGTGCCAAGAAAGCGATCGCCGGTTTCAAGATCCGCCAGGGCATGCCAATCGGCTGTGCTGTGACCCTGCGCGGTGAACGGATGTATGCCTTCCTGGAGCGTCTGATCAACCTGGCGCTGCCCCGGATCCGCGACTTCCGCGGCGTCAGCCCCAAGAGTTTCGACGGACGTGGCAATTACACCCTGGGGGTGAGGGAACAGATCATTTTCCCGGAGATCTCCTTCGACAAGATCGACGCCATCAGGGGCATGGACATCACCATCGTGACCACTGCCCGCACGGATGAAGAGGGCCGGGCCCTCCTCCGCGAGATGGGAATGCCATTCCGCAGCAACTGA
- the rplX gene encoding 50S ribosomal protein L24 translates to MATATPKSSTSQRIKMRLRKGDTVQVISGKDKGKTGEVLRTLPYENRVVVQGINLRTRHVKPTQEGETGRIVTEEASLHASNVMLYSTSQKVASRVEMVTEKDGTKKRRLKKTGEVID, encoded by the coding sequence ATGGCAACAGCAACTCCCAAATCCAGCACCAGCCAGCGCATCAAGATGCGGCTGCGCAAAGGCGACACCGTTCAGGTGATCTCCGGCAAGGACAAGGGCAAAACAGGTGAGGTGCTCCGCACCCTGCCCTACGAGAACCGCGTCGTGGTTCAGGGCATCAACCTGCGCACCCGTCACGTCAAACCCACCCAAGAGGGTGAGACTGGCCGGATCGTCACGGAAGAAGCGTCTCTGCACGCCTCCAACGTGATGCTGTATTCCACCAGCCAGAAGGTCGCCAGCCGTGTCGAGATGGTGACCGAGAAAGACGGCACCAAAAAACGTCGTCTCAAGAAAACCGGCGAAGTGATCGATTGA
- the rplN gene encoding 50S ribosomal protein L14, with protein sequence MIQQETFLTVADNSGAKRIQCIRVLGSNRRYAHVGDVIVAAVKDAMPNMGVKKSDVVKAVVVRTKATLRRDTGNSIRFDDNAAVIINADNNPRGTRVFGPVARELRERNFTKIVSLAPEVI encoded by the coding sequence GTGATTCAGCAGGAAACATTCCTCACCGTCGCTGACAACAGTGGCGCCAAGCGCATCCAGTGCATCCGCGTTCTGGGCAGCAACCGTCGCTACGCCCACGTGGGCGATGTGATTGTGGCCGCCGTCAAAGACGCCATGCCCAACATGGGCGTGAAAAAGTCGGATGTGGTCAAGGCTGTGGTGGTGCGCACCAAGGCCACCCTGCGTCGCGATACGGGCAACTCGATCCGTTTCGATGACAACGCAGCGGTGATCATCAATGCCGACAACAATCCTCGCGGAACCCGCGTTTTCGGTCCTGTGGCGCGTGAGCTGCGCGAGCGCAACTTCACCAAAATCGTCTCCCTCGCCCCGGAGGTGATCTGA
- the rpsQ gene encoding 30S ribosomal protein S17, whose product MATKERVGTVVSDKMDKTVVVAVENRFPHPIYKKTVSRTTRYKAHDEDNSCRVGDRVRITETRPLSRHKRWAIAEVLSHSAKAETEAAKAEASAAKAEAAQEEVSK is encoded by the coding sequence ATGGCAACCAAGGAAAGGGTCGGCACCGTCGTCAGCGACAAGATGGACAAAACGGTGGTGGTGGCGGTGGAGAACCGCTTCCCCCACCCCATCTACAAGAAGACGGTGAGCCGCACCACCCGTTACAAGGCTCACGACGAAGACAACAGCTGCCGCGTCGGCGACCGGGTTCGGATCACCGAGACCCGCCCGCTCAGTCGCCACAAGCGCTGGGCCATTGCAGAAGTGCTCAGCCACAGTGCCAAGGCAGAAACAGAAGCCGCCAAGGCCGAAGCCAGTGCCGCCAAGGCCGAAGCCGCCCAAGAGGAGGTGTCGAAGTGA
- the rpmC gene encoding 50S ribosomal protein L29 — protein MARPNASELRQLTDADITEQINGLRRELFDLRFQQATRQLTNTHRFKESRIKLAQLLTVQAERQRSAAS, from the coding sequence ATGGCACGCCCTAATGCATCCGAGCTGCGCCAGCTCACCGACGCAGACATCACCGAACAGATCAACGGCCTGCGCCGCGAGCTGTTCGACCTGCGCTTTCAGCAAGCCACGCGCCAGCTAACCAACACGCACCGTTTCAAGGAAAGCCGCATCAAGCTGGCCCAACTGTTGACGGTGCAAGCGGAGCGCCAGCGCTCCGCCGCTTCCTGA
- the rplP gene encoding 50S ribosomal protein L16: MLSPKRVKFRKQQRGRMRGVATRGNTIAFGQFALQAQECGWITSRQIEASRRAMTRHVKRGGKIWIRIFPDKPITMRPAETRMGSGKGNPEFWVAVIKPGRVLFEMGGAEITESIAREAMRLAQYKLPVKTKFISLDDQESAASGSDAKAASTATVEA, from the coding sequence ATGCTGAGTCCAAAACGCGTCAAATTCCGCAAGCAGCAGCGCGGCCGCATGCGCGGCGTCGCGACCCGAGGCAACACGATTGCCTTCGGTCAGTTCGCTCTGCAGGCCCAGGAGTGTGGCTGGATCACCTCGCGCCAGATCGAGGCCAGTCGTCGCGCCATGACACGCCACGTCAAGCGTGGCGGCAAGATCTGGATCCGAATCTTCCCCGACAAGCCGATCACCATGCGCCCCGCCGAAACCCGCATGGGTTCCGGTAAGGGCAACCCGGAATTCTGGGTGGCTGTGATCAAGCCGGGGCGGGTGTTGTTCGAAATGGGTGGTGCAGAAATCACCGAATCCATCGCCCGGGAAGCCATGCGCCTGGCGCAATACAAGCTGCCCGTGAAAACCAAGTTCATCTCCCTGGACGACCAGGAGAGCGCCGCCTCAGGCAGTGATGCCAAGGCTGCATCCACCGCAACCGTGGAGGCCTGA
- the rpsC gene encoding 30S ribosomal protein S3, producing MGHKIHPTGLRLGITQEHRSRWYASSRNYPTLLQEDDRIRKFIHKKYGAAGISDVLIARKADQLEVELKTARPGVLVGRQGSGIEELRSGIQKTVGDLSRQVRINVVEVERVDADAFLLAEYIAQQLEKRVAFRRTIRMAVQRAQRAGVLGLKIQVSGRLNGAEIARTEWTREGRVPLHTLRADIDYATKVASTTYGVLGIKVWVFKGEVLGDEARQQLPVGATPRRRAGRRPQQFEDRSNEG from the coding sequence ATGGGACACAAAATCCATCCAACCGGCTTACGCCTGGGGATCACCCAGGAGCACCGGTCCCGCTGGTACGCCTCCAGCCGCAACTATCCGACCCTTCTTCAAGAGGATGATCGGATTCGCAAGTTCATCCACAAGAAGTACGGCGCCGCCGGCATCAGCGATGTGCTGATCGCCCGCAAAGCCGACCAGCTCGAAGTGGAACTGAAAACCGCACGCCCAGGCGTGCTGGTGGGCCGCCAGGGCAGCGGCATCGAGGAGCTGCGCAGCGGCATCCAGAAAACCGTGGGTGATCTGAGCCGTCAGGTGCGGATCAACGTGGTGGAAGTGGAGCGCGTTGACGCCGACGCCTTCCTCTTGGCCGAATACATCGCCCAGCAACTGGAGAAGCGCGTGGCCTTCCGCCGCACCATCCGCATGGCGGTGCAGCGGGCGCAACGGGCTGGCGTGCTCGGCCTGAAAATTCAGGTGAGCGGTCGCCTGAATGGCGCCGAGATCGCCCGGACCGAGTGGACGCGTGAAGGGCGCGTGCCGCTGCACACCCTGCGTGCCGACATCGACTACGCCACCAAAGTGGCCAGCACCACCTATGGGGTGTTGGGCATCAAGGTGTGGGTCTTCAAAGGAGAAGTGCTGGGGGATGAAGCCCGTCAGCAACTGCCGGTGGGCGCAACCCCACGGCGGCGGGCCGGTCGCAGGCCCCAACAGTTCGAAGACCGCTCCAACGAGGGTTGA
- the rplV gene encoding 50S ribosomal protein L22, whose product MTTSSPTAPTARAHGRFIRGSVSKVRRVLDQIRGRSYRDALIMLEFMPYRSTGPITKVLRSAVANAEHNLGLDPSTLVIAQASADMGPSMKRYRPRAQGRAYAIKKQTCHISIAVAAPTDS is encoded by the coding sequence ATGACAACGTCATCCCCAACGGCTCCCACCGCCCGGGCCCATGGCCGCTTCATCCGCGGTTCAGTGTCCAAGGTGCGCCGTGTCCTCGATCAGATCCGCGGTCGCAGCTATCGCGACGCGCTGATCATGCTCGAGTTCATGCCCTACCGCTCCACCGGCCCGATCACCAAGGTGCTGCGGTCGGCGGTCGCCAACGCCGAGCACAACCTGGGCCTGGACCCCTCCACGCTGGTGATCGCCCAGGCGAGCGCCGACATGGGCCCGTCCATGAAGCGGTATCGGCCCCGCGCCCAGGGTCGCGCCTACGCGATCAAGAAGCAGACCTGCCACATCAGCATCGCTGTGGCAGCTCCGACCGACTCCTGA
- the rpsS gene encoding 30S ribosomal protein S19 → MGRSLKKGPFIADSLLRKVEKQNAADDKSVIKTWSRASTILPMMIGHTIAVHNGKTHVPVFVTEQMVGHKLGEFAPTRTFKGHIKDKKGGR, encoded by the coding sequence ATGGGACGTTCACTTAAAAAAGGCCCTTTCATCGCCGACAGCCTGCTTCGCAAGGTTGAAAAGCAAAATGCCGCCGACGACAAGTCGGTGATCAAAACGTGGTCTCGGGCCTCCACGATCCTGCCGATGATGATCGGCCACACCATTGCCGTTCACAACGGCAAAACCCACGTGCCGGTTTTCGTGACCGAGCAGATGGTGGGTCACAAGCTGGGGGAATTTGCCCCCACCCGCACCTTCAAGGGCCACATCAAAGACAAGAAAGGAGGCCGCTGA
- the rplB gene encoding 50S ribosomal protein L2 encodes MAIRTFRPYTPGTRTRVVTDFSEVTGRKPERSLVVSKHRRKGRNNRGVITCRHRGGGHKRLYRTVDFRRNKHGVPAKVAAIHYDPHRNARLALLFYADGEKRYILAPAGVTVGQTVVSGPEAPIENGNAMPLSAVPLGSSVHCVELYAGRGGQMVRTAGASAQVMAKEGDYVALKLPSTEVRLVRRECYATLGEVGNSEIRNTSLGKAGRRRWLGRRPQVRGSVMNPCDHPHGGGEGRAPIGRSGPVTPWGKPALGLKTRKRNKPSNKFVLRKRRKTSKRSRGGRDS; translated from the coding sequence ATGGCAATTCGTACTTTCCGCCCCTACACGCCCGGAACCCGCACCCGGGTCGTCACCGACTTCAGTGAAGTCACCGGCCGCAAGCCGGAACGCTCCCTGGTGGTGTCCAAGCACCGCCGCAAGGGTCGCAACAACCGCGGTGTGATCACCTGCCGTCATCGCGGCGGCGGTCACAAGCGCCTTTATCGCACCGTCGATTTCCGGCGCAACAAGCACGGCGTGCCCGCCAAGGTGGCCGCCATCCATTACGACCCACACCGGAATGCCCGGTTGGCTCTGCTCTTCTATGCCGACGGCGAGAAGCGCTACATCCTCGCTCCGGCGGGTGTGACTGTGGGCCAGACCGTGGTCTCCGGTCCGGAAGCACCGATCGAGAACGGCAACGCCATGCCGCTCTCGGCGGTTCCCCTCGGTTCGAGCGTGCACTGCGTCGAGCTCTATGCAGGTCGCGGTGGCCAGATGGTGCGTACCGCTGGCGCCAGTGCCCAGGTGATGGCCAAGGAAGGCGACTACGTCGCTCTCAAACTGCCATCCACCGAGGTTCGACTGGTGCGCCGTGAGTGCTACGCCACCCTCGGCGAAGTGGGCAACTCGGAGATCCGCAACACCAGTCTGGGCAAGGCCGGTCGTCGTCGCTGGCTGGGTCGTCGTCCCCAGGTGCGCGGCAGTGTGATGAACCCTTGCGACCACCCCCACGGTGGTGGTGAAGGCCGGGCCCCGATCGGCCGTTCCGGCCCGGTGACCCCCTGGGGCAAACCCGCTCTCGGTCTCAAGACCCGCAAGCGGAACAAGCCGAGTAACAAGTTCGTCCTCCGGAAGCGTCGCAAGACGTCCAAGCGGAGCCGTGGCGGACGCGACTCCTGA
- a CDS encoding 50S ribosomal protein L23: MTERFSERLADVIRRPLITEKATRALELNQYTFEVDHRAAKPDIKAAIEQLFDVKVTGISTMNPPRRSRRVGRFAGKRAQVKKAVVRLAEGNSIQLFPES, from the coding sequence ATGACTGAGCGCTTCTCCGAACGTCTGGCCGATGTGATTCGCCGTCCGCTGATCACTGAAAAAGCCACCCGCGCCCTGGAACTGAACCAGTACACCTTTGAGGTGGATCACCGTGCGGCCAAGCCCGACATCAAAGCTGCGATTGAGCAGCTCTTCGATGTGAAGGTCACCGGCATCAGCACCATGAATCCGCCTCGCCGCAGCCGCCGCGTCGGTCGCTTCGCCGGCAAACGCGCCCAGGTGAAGAAGGCGGTGGTGCGCCTGGCCGAGGGCAACTCCATCCAACTCTTCCCTGAGTCCTGA
- the rplD gene encoding 50S ribosomal protein L4 — translation MATCVVRDWQGKDAGKASLDLKVAKESTATDLMHRAVLRQQAHMRQGTASTLTRAEVRGGGRKPYKQKGTGRARQGSIRTPLRPGGGIVFGPKPRSYNLAMNRKERRLALRTALMARLEAITVVKDFGTTLDVPKTREITDALGRLGVAADSKVLIILSSPSEVVRRSVRNLDKVKLIAADQLNVFDLLNAQALVVGEDALTTIQEVYGDD, via the coding sequence ATGGCCACATGTGTTGTCCGTGACTGGCAGGGCAAGGACGCCGGCAAGGCGAGCCTCGACCTGAAAGTGGCGAAGGAATCCACCGCCACCGATTTGATGCACCGCGCCGTCCTGCGCCAGCAGGCCCACATGCGTCAGGGCACCGCCAGCACCCTCACGCGAGCGGAAGTTCGTGGTGGTGGTCGCAAGCCTTACAAGCAAAAAGGCACCGGTCGCGCTCGCCAGGGTTCGATTCGTACCCCCCTGCGTCCCGGTGGTGGCATCGTCTTCGGACCGAAGCCTCGCAGCTACAACCTGGCGATGAATCGCAAGGAGCGGCGACTGGCCCTGCGTACAGCCCTGATGGCGCGCCTTGAGGCCATCACCGTGGTGAAGGATTTCGGCACGACCCTCGACGTGCCGAAGACACGAGAGATCACCGATGCCCTGGGTCGTCTCGGCGTTGCCGCAGACAGCAAGGTGTTGATCATCCTTTCAAGCCCCTCCGAGGTCGTGCGCCGCTCGGTGCGCAACCTCGACAAGGTGAAGCTGATCGCCGCCGACCAACTCAACGTCTTCGATCTTCTCAACGCCCAGGCGTTGGTGGTGGGTGAAGACGCTCTCACAACGATTCAGGAGGTCTACGGCGATGACTGA